The genomic region GGCATGTGTTTTCAGTAATTATCTAAGATACATAGCCATGAGCACTGTCTTGACATAGTTTCTGAATACTCTTGTTTTGCTTTCATTTTACTTCAGGTTAGGAATAAAGGTGCAAAACCTAAGAAGAAAGTTCCTGCTCATAAGGGTTTGAGCAAGTCAGATTACATTGATAATGATGATGCACTGAGGCAGGCAAGTTTGAATGAATttcttaataaatatttttttccattgCCAGCTTTAGGTCGAGTGTTTGTTCCAGTAGACCATTAAACAACTAATGCAAGAATGGCCCTATGCTATTAGACAGAAAGAAGTATACTAATTCTTTAGCATTAATATGCAGGCAATTGCTCTTTCCTTACATGAATCTGCGGGACTTTCAGGTGTGGACCATTGTGGACCTTTGAAATGCTCTGAAGCTGATGTAGTGAATGCTAATCTTAATGAGAAGAAGGGACATACACGAATTCAGGAAGATAcaggaaagaggaagagaaaaaaatcggtttgttttgggcttaaaattattttaccatgCACagatctttttccttttttcccaTTCTTTGTtctctcacctttttttttgatgatttgctTTTTATTCCTGGTGAGCAGTTTGCTAGTCGGGTGCAAATGACTGAAGATGAACTGGTTGTGAACTTCTTTCAGTTTGATGGTAATTTCTGCTGCCACTGTCTtgtgtgtgcgcgtgtgtgTAGAAAGAGATACAAATGGAGAGAATCTGGTATACAGGTTCAAGAACCAAGTAATAGGAACTATATAAAGATTTATAGGGAAAACTATAGCTAAAAGATGTTTTGatatttgaaaaatgcaggtATGAGCAGGGTTCGCATTTGAATATATGTTTTTATACACTAGAAAAAATGAGGTCTCTTTAACTTATGCtgtaatttcatttttgttaatttagtttAGAGGTATTTCAATTCAATTGGACAGATTAGGTCTTACTTTCAAATCTTTACCAGCCAAAAAAGGAAATATTCCTATTTGTGgtattattttgtttacttATAGAGATTTTTGGTCACTGATGAGAGTATTGGCATGCAGATACATGGAAGGGGGGCATAACTGTGAGGGATATCGAAAGAGTAGCAAATGCTCATGATTTTATGTGGACTAAGCAGGAGTTGTCTGATATGATTCATTGCTTCGATAGTGACAGAGATGGAAAGGTCCATTCCTGCTGCtctctgatctctctctctctctctctctctctctccagttAATATGAATAagtaaattaaaattgttcaaaatttttctGAATTCTAATAGTATGCCCATGCgatgaatgaattaatgaatattaaagaaaaatattttactaatatcATCAAAATTGAACAATAAGAAAGATACCAAATTTAAataagtaatatatatttaaagttcGGTAGATTACTACACATACTATTAGCTAGTTGCTGCAAGTACAGTGTGCAGGTCACAACATATATTTTATGATGTTCATACTAATATCTTCTGATGAATTAAGTCTCTACTTCTGTAACTGATTTCATTGCAGCTAAGTCTCGAAGATTTT from Castanea sativa cultivar Marrone di Chiusa Pesio chromosome 11, ASM4071231v1 harbors:
- the LOC142615094 gene encoding uncharacterized protein LOC142615094; translated protein: MSKHSHSGSESEEDNEETPENSGSDSEPEDPQPQTPSNNGVSEYEKQRLSRIAENRARMEALGLPKFASSLLGSAQKVSNNNKNKNKKKGKEKVDDDDYRPDEVEDELSSSSEEEKDGDEDEDYSSGSRRKKVRNKGAKPKKKVPAHKGLSKSDYIDNDDALRQAIALSLHESAGLSGVDHCGPLKCSEADVVNANLNEKKGHTRIQEDTGKRKRKKSFASRVQMTEDELVVNFFQFDDTWKGGITVRDIERVANAHDFMWTKQELSDMIHCFDSDRDGKLSLEDFRKIVGRCNMIKGPESS